The genomic stretch TCGGATTTTATAGCGGGGGGTTATGAAACGGCAGCAACATGCAGTCAGCCAGAGCTTGAGGCGAGAGTGTGGGAGGATGAATCATCAGGCCTACGGTACACGGGCCATCAGGCAATATCGttctcagctcagctcagctcagccttgtcatctccagcctccatCTGCGAATGCCTCGCTAGAAGCTCTCCGTCTTGGACGGCATCTGCAACGCGTCCAAGCGTTCAGTGTTGTCGTTTTAAAAACAAAGTATCAAGTAACCTTACCGCCGtcccaccgccgccgccactcAAACTGCGCTTCCATCATGCATCAAAGCACGACCCCTGGCCGGAAGAGATAGCGTCTGCCACAAGCGCGGCCAGGTACCTGCGGTTTGTACGTACTAGCAGTACTGTATGCCGATTTCTCCAGGCGCACAGATATCTTCATCCCCCACCGGTGCACAGATATCTTCATTCCCCACCAGCGCACAAGCCCGTCTCAAGTGTGCCGGCACCGTTTCCTCTGCCCCTTGCAACATGATTTCATCTGTCCACGGCTGGCCATTCATGTCCCACGATGCTCGCCAAGACTCCAGCGGTTTCCGGGGCCTGGCGCTCCTGGTTGGGCCCCGGAGCATATGCCAAGACCTGCTCTGACGGCTGATCCAGCTGCCGATTGGGCGAGCTTCGTGGTCCGGTGCTATTACCAGACGAAATGCCCCTCCATAACGCCCCTCCTTCGTCCGTTTTTCGTCTCCTCCGCCTAGGATCTGTTCTCTTTAGAAGTCTGATTATTCCCTCTtatttgtcttcttctctttctcttctcctcctctcctaTTTTTCCTGCTGAAGCTTGTACCAAAACAGCTTGCGTTATACAGCCTACATATCTGGTATCTATATCTATCTTACTTTAACAGCAACAAGCTGAGTACGACATTCCACCGACATCGAATAGTCAGGCCGTGGCTTTCAAGGAGTGACACGATGATCGACTTTAGAGCGCCTGGCTTCCTCTTGGGGCTGGTGCTCCTTGTTTGCTTGGTTCAGCCGGCAGCAGCTTTCGGCGCCGGTAACattgcatccatctccaaggtTGAGGGCCAGAACTGTACGTCGTCCCCCTGGAGTGCTTCCAGCCTTTCGTAAAGCTAATTGCAACATCTACAGGGCGACACGGTGACATCGAAGATGCGCTGCTCACCCTGGCCATGGCTCATGCCATCAAGGGCGGCCAGAAGTTCAACAAGCGAACCGTCTCCCGAGTGTACTTTGGCAACTGGCTGCGTGACTACTCCCAAGCCATCGATGTTGCCACCGTCAAGATGGTGTCTGCCGAGGCTATCCGACTGCTTCTTTGTGTTCTCGGCTTCATGTCGTTTGGCTACGGCTCTGGAGAGTTCGAGGTCACGGCCGAACGTCTCGGGTGCTATCGTCCCGAAGACCACATTGATAACCCCAAGGGCTACGCAGAGGGTGAAGATGCCCGCGATTATGATCCCCGCCTGAGAGGCCCCATTAATGAGGAGACCGAGCTTGCTATCGACCCGAAAACTGGCATGAAAAACTATATTGCCAACGAGCGAGTCGGTATTATGACTTCGGCCAGACATGTGCGTCTTCTATTCGGTCGCTGTATCGAGCTGGCTCGCGAATACAAGCACTCGGGAAGCAAGCCAGAGCTCTACGAAGCACTCCGATTGATGGGAACCGGTCTTCACTGTCTAGAAGGTGAGCATAAGCCATAATCAAGAGAGCAACCTCATTTGTTTGACATAATAATGCATGGCCAAATACATAGCCTGCAGGCTATCCGTGCCAACTTACCCCTTTTCACTccaaggagaaaaaagccGATAGCTAATATTGTTGCAAATAAATAGATTTCTTCGCTCACAGCAACTACACCGAGCTTGCGCTTATTGAAATGGGCGAGCGCGAAATCTTTCCCCATGTTGGCCGCAACACTCGGATTCAACTGGAGGGTGCCCGCCATTCGGTTTATCCTATCGTAACTGGTACATTCGGAGGCGTGGATTTCCTCCACTCTGTCACTGGAGAAGGTAGGCGCGGATTCAAGTCCTCACCATAATTTGGTATCATCATAACTAACGCTTTGCCAGTATCCGATAAGTTGACCCAGAATGAGATTGAGGAGCTTGAGGGAGCACTCAACGAAGGCAAGATGGGAGATACTAGCCTTCTTCAAACTCTCCTCAGCAAGCTTCCCCCCGGCATCCTCCCGGGAAGCAATCAGGGAGACAAGCTCGATGAGATCCAGTCGAATGCAGCCGCCGCCCAAGAAGAACACCAGCCAGTCTCTCCAAAGGATACCGAAGAATTCACCATGTATATCCAAAACATTTTCAGGGCGATCATGCCCGCCATTGAATTCCACGATAGCATCATGAAGAGCATTAGCTCTGCGGTTGAGAGAATCCCTATCCTCCCCAAGATTATCGAACAATTGGAGGAGCAGCTGTctgtcttcgtcttctccatcatcgcaCCCTTTATTGTGCCCCTGATTCACCAGATCAAGAACGAACTATCAACGGGATCTCTCGAAATCATCGAGAGCAGCCAGAAAGAGCAGCATGTCGTTTTCAACGACAAAGACTCTTCTAACCCTACCCATTCAATGCTCTCCAAGGATCATTTCTCCAACGTAATTCTCATCTGTGTATCTATCTAGGGACAACTCATCGGTTGCTGACACTTATACAGATTCTCAACGAGATTGCCGGCCGAAGTGCCGCCAAAATGCTCCACTGGGTTGTGCCACAGCTTATGCAAGCCATTGATGACGATTCTGTCGATGTCAACCGTATGTTGGATCGCATTGTCGAAGGTGTTATGCACCACCCCGCTCAGCGTGAGATGGGTGAAGATGGTGCCTCCGAGGCGCGGCAGCTCATCTTTGCGACCGTAGAAGAGTGGTGGAACGACTTGGCCGGGGAACAGCAAGACTACCGCCGCAAGCTCTCCTCCGAAGGTGTCTTGAATGGCGAGAACCACAAGGAGGGTGTCAACGATACTGGTCATGGTTGCGGTAAGCTGAAGATGCGCAAGGAATTCCAGCCCCAGGGTGGCATTGAAGACGAgattgccggcgctgctgcaaCAGCCATCTTCTCGGGCGCTACGGGTGCCCTGTCCGGATTTGTATCTCAGAACACCGGTGTCGACTTTGGTTCTTCCCAGCATCAAGGGTCGGGCGGAGACGATGGTATCGGTGGTCTCATCAGCGGCTTAGCTGGTAATCTTCTAGGTGGTGCCTTTGAACAGGGGTCCACCAACAGAGAAACCAGTCGTGAATATGGAGAAGACGGCTCCTACACGCAGCGTCAGACGGAGTATGGCCAGCAAGGGGATCGATACGGCCAAGCCCAGTGCACTCAGACCTATCGTCCCGACGGTGGACGTGAAACTGAGTACCAACGCTACGAGCAACAGGATTCTTCATACGGAAACCGAGGGTATGGAAGCTCTGGCTatgaggagaggagagagactCATGAGAGCTCTTATGAGACACATGAGCGTCGCACCGAACGCTACGAATACACTCAGTCTACAGAGGAAAGCTACGGCCATAGTGAGCGTAGAAGCGAGAGCAGGGGTTCTAACAGATCTCGCgatcaccaccgccatcataGCCACAGCCATCACAGGAGCCGCGATGAATCAGACTCCTACGAGAGGCGCGAGGATGACTACGAATCTGGCTATGGTCGCCAGCAAGATAGCTACGAGCGTCAGGAGGAGCGCTATGGTGACGACTACCGCGAGAGCAGACATCATCGCCGcaacgatgacgatgaagagaatgatgaTGAGTACAAGATCCGCGATCACGGTGGCAACAGCGGCGGCTACAGATTCTAGATGGGTCTGGTTTTCGCTCCTCTGTGTCGGATAGTGTGGGGAAGAAAGGGGTGACTTGTGGTGtggtggaagatgaaaagtAGAATATGCTAGCAGACGGCATAGACAGAAAAATATACCCATTTTGAGAGAAACAATAATGCAATTCGATGAAGATGTGAGCTATAATTGATTTATTTTGAATACGACCACTAGTAAGTAGTATAGATCCAGCCGTTACCCTGGACAGAGGCTGGTCTGGGCTAGAGTAGACGGCGCGTATAC from Trichoderma atroviride chromosome 3, complete sequence encodes the following:
- a CDS encoding uncharacterized protein (EggNog:ENOG41~SECRETED:SignalP(1-25)) — protein: MIDFRAPGFLLGLVLLVCLVQPAAAFGAGNIASISKVEGQNWRHGDIEDALLTLAMAHAIKGGQKFNKRTVSRVYFGNWLRDYSQAIDVATVKMVSAEAIRLLLCVLGFMSFGYGSGEFEVTAERLGCYRPEDHIDNPKGYAEGEDARDYDPRLRGPINEETELAIDPKTGMKNYIANERVGIMTSARHVRLLFGRCIELAREYKHSGSKPELYEALRLMGTGLHCLEDFFAHSNYTELALIEMGEREIFPHVGRNTRIQLEGARHSVYPIVTGTFGGVDFLHSVTGEVSDKLTQNEIEELEGALNEGKMGDTSLLQTLLSKLPPGILPGSNQGDKLDEIQSNAAAAQEEHQPVSPKDTEEFTMYIQNIFRAIMPAIEFHDSIMKSISSAVERIPILPKIIEQLEEQLSVFVFSIIAPFIVPLIHQIKNELSTGSLEIIESSQKEQHVVFNDKDSSNPTHSMLSKDHFSNILNEIAGRSAAKMLHWVVPQLMQAIDDDSVDVNRMLDRIVEGVMHHPAQREMGEDGASEARQLIFATVEEWWNDLAGEQQDYRRKLSSEGVLNGENHKEGVNDTGHGCGKLKMRKEFQPQGGIEDEIAGAAATAIFSGATGALSGFVSQNTGVDFGSSQHQGSGGDDGIGGLISGLAGNLLGGAFEQGSTNRETSREYGEDGSYTQRQTEYGQQGDRYGQAQCTQTYRPDGGRETEYQRYEQQDSSYGNRGYGSSGYEERRETHESSYETHERRTERYEYTQSTEESYGHSERRSESRGSNRSRDHHRHHSHSHHRSRDESDSYERREDDYESGYGRQQDSYERQEERYGDDYRESRHHRRNDDDEENDDEYKIRDHGGNSGGYRF